Genomic DNA from Desulfonema ishimotonii:
TTTTCACACAGGCGGCGTCCGCCTTTCGGATGTCCAGGCTGCCGTTGGTCTCCATCAGCACCTCATAGCCCTTTCGGAGCAGGGCCGAGACAAGGGCCGGGGTCTCCGCCTGGAGCAGCGGTTCCCCGCCCGTGATTTCCACCAGCGGACAGTCATAGGCGGCCACCCGCATCAGAATCCGGTCAACCGACATCTCCTCTCCGGCGTCCCAGGCATACCGGGTGTCACAATAGGCGCACCGGAGATTGCATCCGGTCAGCCGCACAAAGACGCAGGGCCTGCCGACATAGGTCGATTCGCCCTGAATACTGTAGAATATTTCATTTACTCTGAGTGTCATTTTTGATTGAATATTCCGTAACTGATTTTTTTTATCCCCCCGCAGGGCCGGAAGGGTCTGAAGCGTGGCATATATATTGGGGATATACTTGACATGCAATCCCTTTTTTCATATTTTGCGTGGGATAAGTTGTAGAAAATAGAAAAGCATAACGGCCCTGTTGCCTCTGTCAGATGTTGAGCTGAACTCCGGCAGACACAGATTCAATTGGTCTACGATGGATTATAATGAACGATTATCAGAAAGAACAGCTTGAAACGCTGCGTATGGTCCGGCAGCACCTGGCCTCCGTTTCCGAAACCGGACGGGAGAAGCTCCGCGCCATGATTTCGCCGTATCTCGGCTTCCGGTCCGAGGTGGCCGATTTTTCCGCCGCCCATTTCGGAGAGACCTGCACCCGCAACTGCTATGAAAGCAAGCTGAGCGCCTGCTGCTCCAAAGACGGGATCATCACCTTTTTTGCGGATGTGGCCGTCAACGTGCTGATGTCCGGGGCCGACGCTCTGGATACCCTGGAGGATGTGCTTCAGAAGCCCAACACCGGTTTCAAGTGCGTCTACCTCGGGGAAACCGGCTGTCTCTGGCAGGTCAAGCCCATTGTGTGCGAGATGTTTCTCTGCGATGCTGCCATGCGCAGGGCGTCTGAAGCCGATCCCGCCTGTGAGGCGGAATGGAAGGCATTGGAAACCCGGAAAAAGGGATTTGCCTGGCCGGACCGTCCGGTGGTATTCGATGCCCTGGAGCGTTTTTTTATGGATGCCGGATACCGCTCGCCCCTGATGTATCTGCACAACAGCCCGGGATTGTTGCGCGTAAAGCAAAAATCTATGGAGAAAGGAACTTATACCCATGAAGGATGAGAGGGGATTGTACTATCACCCGTTCCTGCATAATACCCGTATTCGGATGTATATCCGTAAAATTGAGCCGGATATATGCTTCAGAATGTGGAATGCGGATGACGATAAACTCTGGGAGGAGCATGGCTGGGTGCCGTACTCGGCCATTCAGGAGGCCTCTGCAATCTATGAGAAGAAACGGGGCGGGCTTGACCCGAAGGCAGCCTATGATATCAGGGTGGCCAGGGTACTGGTCCGCGAAGACGGGTAGATGGTGGCAGTTAATGCAGGGTCACTGCTTAATTTATCGGACGACTTTAAATGAGGAGGGGGCATGAAAAAAACGCTGATATCTCTTGTCGCGCTTACCGGGGTTGCCGTTTTCGGAATGACAGGCTGTGCCAGCAAAAAGTATGTGGACAGCCAGTTGAATGAGGCCCTGTCTGCTGAGATCTCCGAAGTGCATACGGAGATGCGCCAGATCCGGCAGGATGTGGATACCCATGAGCAGGAAATCCAAGAGCTTAAGGTGACAGCAGAGGAACAGGAGGAGAAGCTGAATGAAAAGCTCGGCCTTATTGAGGATGCCCTGGCGCGGGCTGAAAAGGCCAATAAGCTGTCAAAGGGAAAGCTGCTGTATGAGGTGACCATCTCTGACGAATCAGTGCCGTTTGCCTACAATAAAAGCGAGCTGTCCGAGGATGCAAAGGCCCAGTTGAATATCTTCGCCGGTGTGCTGATTGAAGAAAATGATGATATCTACATTGAAATTCAGGGTCATACGGACAATGTCGGTTCTGAGAAATACAATCTGGAGCTGGGTCAGGCCAGAGCGGACGCGGTGCGGGCCTGGCTGCGGGAAAAACACAATATTCCGCTTCACAAAATGAGTACCTTCTCCTATGGCGAATCCAAACCTGTCGCAGAAAATGACACGGCTGAAAACCGCGCCCGAAACCGCCGCGTGGTGCTGCTGGTTATGGAATAAGGGGAATTTCGTGAAATAGAAATACCCATGCCATCGAACGGGGGAACGGGGATACGGCCCCGCCGAAAACCACAGGGACGATGTATAAGAAAAGGGAAAGGAGCCGGAGCGGAATTTCCTTTTCTTATCCGTTGTCCCTGTATTTGTATCTTCCGGAGTTCAGACTTTTTTAAAGCTGTTATGCGCGATACGCATCTGACAAAGAAGCAGTGGCTTTTTTAACTCAGGAACGTGCGTTCCTCATACGGGCAACAGGTTTGCTGCGAAGAGATTGGCGTGGGTATCGTGGGGAAATCGGACAGGGGGCGTTGAGGATGGCCAGCAGGCTGGTGAAGCGGCTGATCATACGGTTTGGCGACATGGCCCTCAGCCTTTCCCTTGAATGAACACCGTAGGTCACGCCGCAGGTCAGACATCCGGCGGATTTTCCCATCTCCATATCCGGCACCGAGTCGCCGACCATCAGCGTCTGTGACGGCCAGACATCCATCCGGCGCATGATCCGACAGGCCATTTCCGGGGAGGGTTTGGCGTCAGAGACCTCGTTTTCACACACCGTGGTGTCAAAAAAATGTTCCAGCCCCAGGGCCGGAAGCATCATCTCCAGATTCTCCCGGCGCTCATTGGTGGCAATTGCCAGCCGGAACC
This window encodes:
- a CDS encoding radical SAM protein, with the translated sequence MTLRVNEIFYSIQGESTYVGRPCVFVRLTGCNLRCAYCDTRYAWDAGEEMSVDRILMRVAAYDCPLVEITGGEPLLQAETPALVSALLRKGYEVLMETNGSLDIRKADAACVKIVDIKCPGSGESRQNDFENLNRLGQRDQVKFVIGNRDDYEYAKDIVLNRCAGAEAGHLLFSPVSGKLPPDRLARWILDDRLRVRLQIQLHTILWPGTERGV
- a CDS encoding OmpA family protein, with protein sequence MKKTLISLVALTGVAVFGMTGCASKKYVDSQLNEALSAEISEVHTEMRQIRQDVDTHEQEIQELKVTAEEQEEKLNEKLGLIEDALARAEKANKLSKGKLLYEVTISDESVPFAYNKSELSEDAKAQLNIFAGVLIEENDDIYIEIQGHTDNVGSEKYNLELGQARADAVRAWLREKHNIPLHKMSTFSYGESKPVAENDTAENRARNRRVVLLVME
- a CDS encoding HAD family hydrolase; this encodes MDNIKTIIFDFDGTLADTERAIKETFRETVNELEMQLPASAADHPDTCRTLEEMFEAVGVSDKAQRAEALARYHARYAINGPEKADLFPGVRATLQTLLEWGFRLAIATNERRENLEMMLPALGLEHFFDTTVCENEVSDAKPSPEMACRIMRRMDVWPSQTLMVGDSVPDMEMGKSAGCLTCGVTYGVHSRERLRAMSPNRMISRFTSLLAILNAPCPISPRYPRQSLRSKPVARMRNARS